A window from Triplophysa dalaica isolate WHDGS20190420 chromosome 3, ASM1584641v1, whole genome shotgun sequence encodes these proteins:
- the LOC130418349 gene encoding uncharacterized protein LOC130418349: protein MTLLQLSFLLLFYHIYRVNGNAKLVQIMAVVKSESKTVSINCNFPSDCISYIHWYQKKEGETLKRIVYASISDGAAYNDANADSFKIDKKGSNMALKIYDAKKEHSAIYYCACWISGGVGNYYIKRFGSGTRLIVTGKGLVEPRLTAYSRSEKHREKSIMLCQASDMFPDLVKFSWKSKSSTGDWTKTTSGDVVEQRDEKENNIFVTSMLIVDKDTAKNNNYQCTVEHEGGKTKTAEVKSDKVEKSEKRPKDDSPNPTCPPSENTKQNLESVDQKPSFYLFVYAYGIMLMKNGVYLVTVCIFLLKRKAGKKDESSQEPSK, encoded by the exons ATGACTCTTCTACAGCTGTCTTTTCTCTTGCTTTTTTACCATATATATAGAG TGAATGGAAATGCGAAACTGGTACAGATCATGGCAGTGGTGAAATCTGAGTCCAAGACAGTTTCTATAAACTGTAATTTCCCTTCAGACTGCATTAGTTACATTCACTGGTATCAGAAAAAAGAGGGAGAAACATTAAAGAGAATTGTATATGCATCAATCAGTGATGGAGCTGCTTACAATGATGCTAATGctgattcatttaaaattgatAAGAAAGGCTCAAATATGGCTTTGAAAATATACGATGCAAAGAAAGAGCATTCTGCAATATATTATTGCGCTTGTTGGATCTCAGGCGG AGTGGGCAACTACTATATCAAACGTTTTGGATCTGGAACAAGGCTGATTGTTACCG GCAAAGGTCTCGTGGAGCCACGTCTAACGGCATATTCACGATCAGAAAAACATCGGGAAAAAAGTATTATGTTATGTCAAGCCAGCGATATGTTTCCTGACCTTGTCAAATTCTCATGGAAATCGAAGAGCTCGACAGGAGATTGGACCAAAACGACAAGTGGAGATGTTGTGGAACAGAGGGATGAAAAGGAGAACAACATTTTCGTGACAAGTATGTTGATTGTAGATAAAGACACGGCCAAAAACAACAACTACCAATGCACTGTTGAACATGAGGGAGGCAAAACCAAAACAGCTGAAGTAAAATCAG ATAAAGTCGAAAAATCAGAGAAAAGACCTAAGGATGACAGTCCGAATCCAACATGTCCACCCAGCGAGAACACAAAACAGAATTTAG AAAGCGTGGATCAAAAACCCAGTTTCTATCTGTTTGTCTATGCATATGGTATAATGCTCATGAAGAACGGAGTATACTTAGTTACTGTCTGTATATTTCTACTCAAGAGAAAGGCTGGAAAGAAAGATGAGAGCTCCCAGGAGccaagtaaatga
- the stard3nl gene encoding STARD3 N-terminal-like protein isoform X1 — MASQCSSSVGGAGSVHSTPLSARIESYEAGEKKSISDIRRTFCLFVTFDLLFVTLLWIIELNVNGGIQQQLTTEVLHYDYHKSFFDIFLLAVFRFAALILAYAVCKLRHWWAIAITTAITTGFLIVKVIVSKLLSQGAFGYLLPIVSFILAWIETWLLDFKVLPQEAGDEIRFLSVQHASDHEPLLYPGRAVSEGQFYSPPESMADSDEDLDDKLDLEKPIV, encoded by the exons ATGGCCAGCCAGTGCAGCAGCAGTGTGGGGGGTGCGGGCTCCGTTCACTCCACTCCCCTTTCTGCCCGCATCGAGTCGTACGAAGCAGGAGAAAAGAAGAGCATCTCAGATATTCGGAGAACCTTCTGCCTGtttgtgacctttgaccttttgTTCGTCACTTTGCTGTGGATCATTGAGTTGAAC GTCAATGGAGGTATACAACAGCAGCTGACGACAGAGGTGTTGCACTATGACTACCACAAATCCTTTTTTGATATATTT CTCTTGGCAGTGTTCCGTTTTGCAGCCTTGATTTTGGCATATGCTGTATGTAAGCTGCGTCACTGGTGGGCTATTGCG ATAACTACCGCCATCACCACTGGTTTCTTAATAGTTAAAGTGATTGTGTCTAAG CTTCTGTCCCAGGGGGCATTTGGGTACTTGTTACCCATCGTCTCCTTCATTCTGGCATGGATAGAGACGTGGCTCCTTGACTTTAAAGTCCTGCCGCAGGAGGCCGGTGATGAAATCA GATTTCTTTCAGTGCAGCATGCATCAGATCATGAACCACTCTTATATCCAGGAAGGGCAGTTTCAGAAGGCCAGTTCTACTCCCCTCCTGAATCTATGGCAG ACTCTGATGAAGACCTTGATGATAAACTTGATCTGGAGAAGCCTATTGTCTA A
- the stard3nl gene encoding STARD3 N-terminal-like protein isoform X2: MASQCSSSVGGAGSVHSTPLSARIESYEAGEKKSISDIRRTFCLFVTFDLLFVTLLWIIELNVNGGIQQQLTTEVLHYDYHKSFFDIFLLAVFRFAALILAYAVCKLRHWWAIAITTAITTGFLIVKVIVSKLLSQGAFGYLLPIVSFILAWIETWLLDFKVLPQEAGDEIRFLSVQHASDHEPLLYPGRAVSEGQFYSPPESMADSDEDLDDKLDLEKPIV; encoded by the exons ATGGCCAGCCAGTGCAGCAGCAGTGTGGGGGGTGCGGGCTCCGTTCACTCCACTCCCCTTTCTGCCCGCATCGAGTCGTACGAAGCAGGAGAAAAGAAGAGCATCTCAGATATTCGGAGAACCTTCTGCCTGtttgtgacctttgaccttttgTTCGTCACTTTGCTGTGGATCATTGAGTTGAAC GTCAATGGAGGTATACAACAGCAGCTGACGACAGAGGTGTTGCACTATGACTACCACAAATCCTTTTTTGATATATTT CTCTTGGCAGTGTTCCGTTTTGCAGCCTTGATTTTGGCATATGCTGTATGTAAGCTGCGTCACTGGTGGGCTATTGCG ATAACTACCGCCATCACCACTGGTTTCTTAATAGTTAAAGTGATTGTGTCTAAG CTTCTGTCCCAGGGGGCATTTGGGTACTTGTTACCCATCGTCTCCTTCATTCTGGCATGGATAGAGACGTGGCTCCTTGACTTTAAAGTCCTGCCGCAGGAGGCCGGTGATGAAATCA GATTTCTTTCAGTGCAGCATGCATCAGATCATGAACCACTCTTATATCCAGGAAGGGCAGTTTCAGAAGGCCAGTTCTACTCCCCTCCTGAATCTATGGCAG ACTCTGATGAAGACCTTGATGATAAACTTGATCTGGAGAAGCCTATTGTCTAG
- the epdr1 gene encoding mammalian ependymin-related protein 1, whose amino-acid sequence MLGFVVFLLTLSWSAMVPCLGYPASEAPPVQPCLAPLQWEGRTVEYDHSTGINTRAAVSYDAQNQQIRVLEQKTGHTPCKKFYEYIFLYKSGVYFQIEEITKNCAKLALTEAWDPYDIPQNSTYEDQYFIGGPGDMIEVQEWSDRKPARKNEAWVGVYTLKDCYPVQETYTKNSSVTTSTRFFDLQVGISDPGVFIPPSTCQLALSEKMVPDC is encoded by the exons ATGTTAGGTTTCGTTGTATTTTTGCTTACATTAAGCTGGTCGGCGATGGTACCCTGCCTGGGCTATCCCGCGTCAGAAGCTCCGCCGGTGCAGCCCTGTCTCGCTCCGTTACAGTGGGAGGGTCGTACCGTTGAATATGACCACAGCACAGGCATAAACACACGGGCTGCGGTCTCCTATGATGCTCAGAATCAACAAATTAGGGTCCTGGAACAGAAGACAGGACACACACCATGCAAGAA GTTCTACGAGTACATCTTCCTGTACAAAAGTGGAGTGTATTTTCAGATTGAAGAAATCACCAAAAATTGTGCAAAACTCGCTCTAACTGAGGCCTGGGACCCTTATGACATCCCTCAGAACTCCACATACGAAGATCAGTACTTTATTGGTGGACCCGGAGACATGATTGAGGTCCAAGAATGGTCTGATCGTAAGCCAGCTCGCAAAA ATGAAGCCTGGGTGGGTGTGTACACCCTTAAGGACTGCTATCCTGTGCAGGAGACGTACACCAAGAACAGCAGTGTGACAACTTCCACTCGCTTCTTTGACCTTCAGGTGGGCATCAGTGACCCTGGGGTGTTCATTCCGCCCAGCACCTGCCAATTAGCGCTGTCTGAGAAAATGGTGCCTGACTGCTGA
- the nol7 gene encoding nucleolar protein 7 produces the protein MSELIQTQFESSEDELPEEVAFDESKSAALKSLKDALESDKREKLLMKEKRRKRQQLFQEQKIKKCLPEDVLEEFDTLPQKPSKASDNNKDDEETDNESEDEAISKSLQDSYSVMRLKDNSSARSLQQHASDFIQSRLYGPGTQRTTNSELLSLNRKRGLNQGAAVEFVNNKLGADLKEKAEKSNKRFRHKQKLVPS, from the exons ATGTCGGAATTAATACAGACTCAGTTTGAGTCAAGTGAAGATGAACTGCCCGAGGAGGTCGCATTTGATGAATCCAAAAGTGCTGCGTTGAAAAGCTTAAAGGATGCGCTGGAGTCAGATAAAAG AGAAAAACTCTTAATGAAGGAGAAAAGAAGGAAAAGACAGCAGCTTTTCCAAGAGCAAAAG ATAAAAAAGTGTCTTCCTGAAGATGTTCTGGAAGAATTTGATACATTACCTCAAAA ACCGTCTAAAGCATCTGACAACAACAAAG ATGATGAAGAGACAGATAATGAGAGTGAGGACGAGGCCATCTCCAAAAG TTTACAGGACAGCTACAGTGTGATGAGGCTGAAGGATAACTCATCTGCCAGATCACTGCAGCAACATGCCTCGGATTTCATTCAATCTCGCCTTTATGGACCAGGAACCCAAAGAACAACTA ATTCTGAGCTTCTATCCCTTAATCGAAAAAGAGGTTTAAATCAAGGTGCAGCTGTGGAGTTTGTAAATAACAAATTAG GGGCTGACCTTAAAGAAAAGGCAGAGAAGTCCAACAAAAGATTTAGACACAAACAGAAACTGGTTCCTTCCTGA